The Ciconia boyciana chromosome 2, ASM3463844v1, whole genome shotgun sequence genome has a segment encoding these proteins:
- the MYC gene encoding myc proto-oncogene protein, translating into MPLSAGFPSKNYDYDYDSVQPYFYFEEEEENFYLAAQQRGSELQPPAPSEDIWKKFELLPTPPLSPSRRSSLAAASCFPSTADQLEIVTELLGGDMVNQSFICDPDDESFVKSIIIQDCMWSGFSAAAKLEKVVSEKLASYQAARREGGPAARPGPPPAGPPPPGLAASPAASAGLYLHDLGAAAADCIDPSVVFPYPLSERAPRAAPPGASPASLLGDDTPPTTSSDSEEEQEEDEEIDVVTLAEANESESSTESSTDTSEEHSKPHHSPLVLKRCHVNIHQHNYAAPPSTKVEYPAAKRLKLDSGRVLKQISNNRKCSSPRTSDSEENDKRRTHNVLERQRRNELKLSFFALRDQIPEVANNEKAPKVVILKKATEYVLSIQSDEHRLIAEKEQLRRRREQLKHKLEQLRNSCA; encoded by the exons ATGCCGCTCAGCGCCGGCTTCCCCAGCAAGAACTACGACTACGACTACGACTCGGTGCAGCCCTACTTCTACttcgaggaggaggaggagaacttCTACCTGGCGGCGCAGCAGCGGGGCAGCgagctgcagccccccgccccgtccgAGGACATCTGGAAGAAGTTTGAATTGCTGCCCACGccgcccctctcccccagccgCCGCTCCAGCCTGGCCGCCgcctcctgcttcccctccaCCGCCGACCAGCTGGAGATAGTGACCGAGCTCCTCGGGGGGGACATGGTCAACCAGAGCTTCATCTGCGACCCGGACGACGAGTCCTTCGTCAAGTCCATCATCATCCAGGACTGCATGTGGAGCGGCTTCTCCGCCGCCGCCAAGCTGGAGAAGGTGGTCTCCGAGAAGCTGGCCTCCTACCAGGCGGCCCGCCGGGAGGGGggtcccgccgcccgccccggcccgccgcccgccgggccgccgccgcccggcctcgccgcctcccccgccgcctcgGCCGGCCTCTACCTGCACGACctgggcgccgccgccgccgactGCATCGACCCCTCGGTGGTCTTCCCCTACCCGCTCAGCGAGCGGGCCccgcgggccgcgccgcccggcgcCAGCCCCGCGTCCCTGCTGGGCGACGACACGCCGCCCACGACCAGCAGCGACTCGG aagaagaacaagaggaagatgaggaaattGATGTCGTTACATTAGCTGAAGCAAATGAATCCGAATCCAGCACAGAGTCCAGCACAGACACATCAGAAGAGCACAGTAAGCCCCACCACAGCCCGCTGGTTCTCAAACGGTGTCACGTCAACATCCATCAGCACAATTATGCCGCTCCTCCTTCCACCAAGGTTGAATACCCAGCTGCAAAAAGGCTAAAGTTGGACAGTGGCAGAGTTCTCAAACAGATCAGCAATAACCGAAAATGCTCGAGTCCCCGCACGTCAGATTCGGAAGAGAACGACAAGAGGCGAACGCACAATGTCTTGGAGCGCCAGAGGAGAAACGAGCTGAAGCTGAGTTTCTTTGCCTTGCGCGACCAGATACCTGAGGTGGCCAACAACGAAAAGGCGCCCAAGGTTGTCATCCTGAAAAAAGCAACGGAATACGTTCTATCCATCCAGTCGGACGAACACAGACTGATTGCAGAGAAAGAGCAGTTGAGGCGGAGGAGAGAACAGTTGAAACACAAACTCGAGCAGCTAAGGAACTCTTGTGCATAG